CAGAAACAGAGAATATTGCAGAGCGAGTATAGTCAAAgatattgtgcttaaccagaactcatttttGCATTGTTAGATGCCATTTCAGAGTTctttaattgtatttcctcattgtaatcaaattataAGCCAGTcagacttccctaaaggttttagccttctgggtcattttaattgagtagtgagctctatgcagtgaccctgaatgcaagtgcattccccatctatgtaatatttatgtactcttgtccatggtatatgaatattgtgggttccagccccaccatgttttttcctctccgggtttccatgtaaaatttcggtgttgtggatctgtggtttattcattacttgcttatgTTATTTACTGTTATAGATCGCTAACCGgtgaataaaaaataattttgttaatttgatttctggtataacactgattaaccccctccctctcagtgttccttgactcTAACAAGATAATTTTAGATGCTCAATGATCTATCTTTTTGTTTCACTTCGAGATAGCTCAAATCCAAGGAGATTGGGGCAAACTAATAGATAGCTTATATATAGGTTTGGCATTGTTTTAGAGGAGAATTAGAGACTGATTTTTGAAGGTTGGCTTCTATAATTCTCCCTCGcttcaataaatttaaattatttggaGGAGGGCAGACAATCTCAAATTTCAAACCACTAATAGTTGTTAATACATTAAACAATCATTGAAAAATTAAAGATCTGTTAATCAAAAGCCTATACTATTGCTTTGTGGATCTTAGAAAGGCATAAACAACTTTTATCAGAGAAGCTCCATGACTTAAGTGTCATGCCAACACGTTATTTACCATTGTTTAAAAACAGGACTAATATCTACTAGTTTTAAATGTGAAGGATATATTGGAAAGATCCTTGGCTGTTATTAATTTGAGTGGTAGTCACCCTTGTGATGATAATTTTTTTAAGAGAAGCTAGGAAAGTGCTAAATTTGACAAGACATGATAAAGGCCTTCAGTTCAGAGTACCATTGGTGTCAAAAAGACCTTTTTTCATCTGCTCTTTGAATGGTCAAGTTGGAATGATTTGTGCAAATCCACTAAAGGGAatgtataattattttttatgtgatCTTTACCCTTGTCAAATTTTATTCATAACCGACATCATTGCAGGGACAATTGATACTTTAATTTCGTTATGTGATTCGTTATCTCTATGCAATTTGTATTTTCTGTTTAATCTGCTGtaagtttaaatttttttgtttgctTAACATTCTCATCTTGAAATATTTCTCCCCATTATTACTGCTCCGGCCACATTGCTTCCCAGATTTTACGAAAGGAATATTTAAGCACACATTAGCTGTGTGGCTCACCAAAACcctgaaatgtttttttattaaaagctCTACACAAAAATTCTAGCATAAGGTGTGACtggaatggaagaaagaagttCAGATGTTTATTCCAACACCATGGCCAGTGGAATGGTCATTCACAGAAAGTACAGAAGATGCGCTGTGTTTATCCCTCAACTACTTCATTATGTGATTCGTTATCTCTATGCAATTTGTATTTTCTGTTTAATCTGCTGTAAGCTTAATTTATTTCTGTTTTCTTAACATTCTCATCTCGAAATATTTCTCCACATTATTGCTGTTCCCGCCACTTTGCTTCCGAGATTTTACGAAAGGAATTTGCAAGCACACAAATATGTTTCCAAGATGGTAGAGGGGAATCATCACTATTTAATAGCTCTGCACTGCGGACTGAACATGAATGATCTGATGTTAAGTGGTTGACTTTAAGCTTTCTGTTGATTaaaaaatttggataaaataagaaatttaaaatttatttttttcaaatttgaattgttttaaaTGAATCTATTATTTATAAAActagttgaatgaacataataaggatAAGACTGGATACCCTCAATTTTTGATTTCTtatcataattgattgatcaagTATTAAATGTTTTAGGCATCCAAATAATACTGACTTCAAATCTTCTATAATTAAAAATACTATTAAAAACCAAACAAATATCATAATAACATCTATATTTTTTAATCCAACGATAATACAAACCATTCCCCGAATACAGTGTTATCAGTAAAGAATACAATAATAAGACAATTCCTTGAAGAGGCCCAACTAAGTGCTGTAGGGAACATTTATGCATCCACTCCAAGCACTTTTGGAACGAATATAAAACTTACATTGCCTTGTTGTCCACAACTGCAATGCTATTAATATTTGGAgaacataaaataataatttagcTATAAAAAAAAACAGAATGAAATGGCATCTATTAGTTGGCAAAAACACAGCTAAATCTTGAATTGCTGTGTTTACCATTACACAAATCAGCTGTGTGGCTCACCAACACCCTgatatgttttttaattaaaaattatacaCAAAATTCTAGCGTAAGgtgtgattggaatggaagaaagaagttCAGATGTTTATTCCAACACTATGGCCATTCATAGAAAGTGCAGAAGATGCGCTCCGTTTATCCCTCAACTTCTTCTCCTTGGAGAGTCGTTCAGCCATTCTGGCAAGTGGAAATGATAGTTATGGTGAGAACAAAAGGATAGGAAACTAGGATCTGAAAATACAAGGAAGAGTTAGAGAGTTATAGGAGATACTTAGTCAATGCCATCCTGTTTGTGCAGTCGTTCTTCACTGTCTCAGGACGCCCAGTCTCCAAATTTAAACTTCTAACAGGCTTATCCAATAGTTCCTGGCCTTTCTTCACAAGATTCCTCAGGTTCTCGTCCGTACTGAGGTCCATCTTTGCTTCGCTTCCTTTTAGTTGCCATTCCTACAGTATGAAAGCCCACATGTTAACCATACAGAAAATTATAGCAGAAACATGGTCTGTAGAATTATAGATCTAGAGGCCTTATCGTTTCAAGGAACATTATTGGAAACTATGAAAAAGACCTGGATTCTAAGATAGTTTTCTTTGACATGATGGAGCATCAAAGCTGTATGAATGTTGACCATGTCTGAACTTGCATTCATGATAGATTCTATGAGAGGCGTTCTTCCATCGTGAGTAATCCACTTCAAGCTTCCCCATGTGGCAGCCTTTTTTGCGTCCCATTCAATACCCTCTTCTAATCCCGTTCCAAGAGAAAGTACAATAAAGTGGTCAAGGTGCTCCTGTAAATAACAACCTCTGGTTAACATAGTTGAGCTTCTAATTAATATTTCCCAGCATCAAGCATTCGTTTTATATGAGATGTTTATTCTAAATAGTATCAAAATACGATACAATACAATACCTTTTTGTCGACTATTCTTGTATCCTGATGAACTGCTCGAGTGACtaagttcattgctatcaaggtctGCATAATTAGAAAATTGTTGTGAGACCCTTATAATAGTTTATTGATGTCTAATAAAAATCTGATCAAAATCTCTACTCATAATACAAGCAGGCATTACAGGATTATTAGCCGCTACTCCTCCATCTACTAAGTTAAAAACTTGGGTCTTTCCGTCACTGGAATTTGTTGTAAACTGGTGAGATGGAAAATAGGTAGGAGCTGCAGTTGTGGAGAGGCATACGTCCATTAGATGTGGATTCTTCAGCGGATCTACTTTCGCCTGCACATATCATCGTAAGAATCATCCTCGTCTATTCTTCATCTTCATAACTCAAGATCATcctataaaataaaatgatataccTCATGACTGGCGAAAATTGTAGGAAACTGCGTCTTGATATCGAAGGTGGGTATCACCAGGTTAGTAGCCGTATCACACAGCCGTCTTTCGTGAAATTTCTCTTGTTCTAAGATATCGACCAGATGTTTGCCATTGTATTTGGGACCAAAAATGCCGTGAAAAATATTCCATTTGCTACAAGTCCAACAACACGAGAAGTTTTGCGTAAACACAGCAAATATTTGGTGCTAGAGAATTTTACCACAAATATTGCAATCACTTGCTACTAACCTTGGTTGAGGAAATATCAAACTCGCATTCTTCAAGTAGAAATCTTCAATTTTCTGGGTACTAAAAGGACGATTGTGTTTGTGGTCATTCAGGTCTGCAGTGGCTAACATTGTGGTGATGAGACCTCCAGTGCTGGTACCTGCCATTATATTGAAATAATCTGCTAGTCTGGCATCTTCCCCATCCAATTTCTGATAAAAACGAAGCATTTCAGTAAGTAATACATTTGTGCAAATAAAACTATATGAATTGTGCAGCTAAAGAATACAATTTATAAACTGTACCTGCAACTGCTTCTCTAAGAATTTGAGCAATTGCACAGGAATAAGACCCCGTACTCCTCCTCCATCGACACTCAGGATTCTAGCACCCACGTCCCCCGAGACATCGATTGGAAGAAGCTCCTGATTCGACATCGAttgcaagaattggaagaatgtATGGACAGACTTACAAGGAATTAGCTATATTGAATTTGCCCCTACAATAACTATGCATATATAGAGGATGGATGGAGGTTACAAGCACATGGTACATGGCTCTATATAAAAACATGTTAAATAATCATTATGAGGATATATAAACACATGTTAAATAATCATTATCCATCGGTCTGCGAGCAGCCCGAAAATGCCATAAACAAACCTTTCTTTTCACGTCTCCACCTTGTCATCATCgagaatttaaattaaattatgtttaatgtGACATTACACTGTTCTCGGGTCTTTTTCGTTTCCTAGCCGCCGCCTATCTGGTAAAAAATATTTTGCCGAATTACACTATGTGTCGTGTTTCAATTTTATTTGACTTATAAAGTGGGACAGTTACGTGTTTCCTTAAAAATTACCTTGATGCCATGTATTCCTATTAAGATGAATCATGCGCActatatatttttgtctttagcatTTGAAGTCGAGTAAATTGATATAAACATGATTAATGATGCTTATTTTAGTCTTTaggataaatgaaattattttgtagCTTCTCCTAATTTCACAATATAGTAATACAAAAAATTTCTTAATTACAAGAAGTTCTCTATATGTATACACTAGTAAACTATCATGAAATTTtgatccaaatatatatatatatatgatgttcatCGAATTTGAATATATATTTAGTTGTTGGaacattgtagaattaagtacttgTATTTAGATTAATTTTGAATAGCCACGTGATTGTTAATAACACTAACAAATTgaagatcaacaaaataaaattaatagggtTTACCTCTAAGAGTGTGCTACGTAGCTATAAAAAATGTATGCAACCCTCTTTTTATCCTTCTTTCTTCCTTCACTTTGTAACAAACCATCCATCCGACCcctcaaaaaaattaaaacaccCCTTTTAACCTTTACCTCAAGTGTCCTAAatgcaaccaaaggcacattggtTGGGATATCAAAAATTGCCTAACAACCTTAATTTTCTCAATTTACCCCCTATTAGAATTGACTTCCGAGGTAGCTTAAGAGATACAAATTTTCTACACATTTAAGAaacccaaaataatgttaacaacGGGGCGAAGGCTCTTGCTTTAGTGTTTGGGAGAAGATTGGCAATCAAATAAAGAGTTAGGAATCTTAACATAGAGGGGGACTTTATGTATATGATCTCTGCACTTAAAAAGCTAGATGCTCCAAGCTGGAAAATTAGGTGTATTAAGTACGAGTCCTGGAGTTTATTACTAGTGTTTGAAGCATAAACTATATCACATTGTTTTAGAGAAGTCAAAACTGTGGTAGATGCCTTGGTGAATAAGGGTTGTAGACTTCTTGAAGgttatattttcttcaatcatattgAAGCTAATGAGGAAATCAACCTAGCTTTGGCTTTGGCTCGGGACATGTCAAATTAATTATTATCTAGCTTTCTTgtttttgcatatttgttggatttaGCTCTTCATTCCATTATCCCATGCTTTCATAGATGATGTCAACAATGTTCATATAGGAGGATTGTAGATGGCATCCACCTTTCTGTTGGTAGCACTTATCACCTGGTGGCACTCATTGTTGTACTTTTAAGGAATAAATGTTAAATGCACTGCCTTAACCTTCACACAAAGTTGTTGACGCCAtgaaaattaatttggaaaatggtaatcgtaaatattttgaaggagaattagGTTTGTCTTCAGAAATAATATCCCCAGTTGCAGCGGATAAGATCTCAGATGTCTTTTATGTCATTAATCACCTTCTCAAAAGAAAAGCTTACTCAGTAAAGATACTGATGGGTCTGTGTCTTCTCAAATTCGATGAACAAAACTTTCTAGGGACAAGTCTCTCGTCGATCAGGTTGGGGAGAGTAACCTCAATTTTGAATACTTTATACTTTcatgaaaaatcatttttttggtctCACATGGCTTAGATTTCGTTGGTTTTTGGGAAGCAAGAAATattaaaaaatctattttaatttgACACTCCTAGCTTGCCCTTTTCTTGAAATTATATATGTTTATGGCCATTTGTGTATCTCACTCGTATAGGTTTGGGCCTTCTATATATGTTTTGAATGCtgtcaaataattattttttaataacccCAATTTTTAATACTTTACGTTTTCATGATAAAGTGTTGTTTGTGTCTCACATGACTCACGTTTCGTTGGATTTTTGGGAAAAAAGAGATATAGGAATCTACCATAATAAAAAACCACCTATAGGGATCTACAATTCCACAAACAATGCAACAATATGGCTAAAGTGGCAGTTGTTTATTATGGGTTGATCATGGCCAGGAAAAAGGGACTTAAGTGTGCCACTATTGAAGGTGACTTAAGAAATACCATCACGATGCTTAGGAAGGAAACAAAACCGGATTGGAAAATTAATTCTCTCATTGCCAAGTGTCACGAGCTCCTTCCCTTTCTAGGAGACATCAGGTTTTGTGGCATGAGATGGGAAGGCAACTGTGTGGAAGATAAGTTGGTGGGGATGGGCATGcatgttaataattttaaaatatgcatCCACTTGCATGAAATATCGGTGGACGCTCGTCCCACGATCTTGAAGGACTCATCAATTAATGATGCATAATCTCAAAGttggattttttgaaattttccacCTTGCCATTTACTTTCCTTGTTGGTTAAGTTGGTGAGATTTAAAAATCATTGATGGTACTACCTACCACTATATTCCCCAAGCTTGTCAGTTCCTCAACTTGGTTTTATATCTTGCAACTATGGGTGGCTATTTGATTTAGACTGAACCTGATAATTACTCCAAATTCAAAAATAATGAGGAGGTGTGGGATAGGGTGATTAAAGGGAACCTATATAATTATGTTGAATGGATGACTAGCCATGAGTCTAAGCTCTCTCTTAATTTTGTTAATGCTTGGTACAATAGGAATGTGAACAATGGCAGTGTTACTTTTGTGGTTTTGACA
This genomic stretch from Cryptomeria japonica unplaced genomic scaffold, Sugi_1.0 HiC_scaffold_135, whole genome shotgun sequence harbors:
- the LOC131051944 gene encoding patatin-like protein 2, which encodes MSNQELLPIDVSGDVGARILSVDGGGVRGLIPVQLLKFLEKQLQKLDGEDARLADYFNIMAGTSTGGLITTMLATADLNDHKHNRPFSTQKIEDFYLKNASLIFPQPSKWNIFHGIFGPKYNGKHLVDILEQEKFHERRLCDTATNLVIPTFDIKTQFPTIFASHEAKVDPLKNPHLMDVCLSTTAAPTYFPSHQFTTNSSDGKTQVFNLVDGGVAANNPTLIAMNLVTRAVHQDTRIVDKKEHLDHFIVLSLGTGLEEGIEWDAKKAATWGSLKWITHDGRTPLIESIMNASSDMVNIHTALMLHHVKENYLRIQEWQLKGSEAKMDLSTDENLRNLVKKGQELLDKPVRSLNLETGRPETVKNDCTNRMALTKMAERLSKEKKLRDKRSASSALSMNGHSVGINI